The nucleotide sequence CAGCGGCTCCTCCGCTTCAGCTCTGAACAGCAAGTCCGGGTGGGGCAAGGGATCTTTGACTGCCGGTTTCGCTCCTGCTTGTCACCCATCGACATGTAGATTTGCTTCGGCTCGATGTTGATACCGGGGAATCCGTGTCGGCATTTTCTAGAAcaccgaaaaagaaaaagaagcgaTTATAGCCGGGTTTTGTTTCGTCATCCTTAATTATCCGATCCACGTCGTTGTGATTTGCTCTCCGCGCCCATGTCGATGTACTCGGTACGGGGCTATTGTTTGCGCCTCTGCTTTAAAATAGACATCAGGCGCATCGATTCAAGAGATTTTGGCTTCAAATGGTATTGCAAAGTATAATCTATCATATAGGTTATCTTTTATCTGAGATCAGCACTTCAAGCTTCTCACTGAGACATGGTTGTCTCTTGTAGATCCAAGTATCGACTACCGAAGAATGCATGTTGAAGACTGCTGTTTCCTGACAGGTGGGTTGACAGGCACGACAGGGATGCTGCACGGGCTTTGGAGAAGTCGACCCACCGGGGGAAACGGGACGAGGGGGCCCAATGCTTGCCATGCGACTGGGACATGGCATGTGAAAGTTCAATGACGAAGACCCTGGGACGAGCAAGCGTTCGTCAGATCTCTTGCCAACGCAACCTCCCCGCTTCCAACACCGCGCCTACAGTCGACAACCgtcaccaaaccccccttccacgACAAGCGAACCTCAACATATACGACACGAACCCCTTCTCTCCACTCATCCTCAACGTGCGCACCATCTTTTATTTCCGCTTTCGAGGCTGCTGCTCGCTATTCGCGGCCCATTTGCTCACGCACTCGGAGAGCAGCGGACCGCATCAGTCTTCCGCATGGAGCAGAGCTCGCGCGTCGAACACCCCCCACGGGAACTGAAGTACATACAATATGAGCATCGTCTCGAGACTCAATATCTACCGGCAATCCGCGCCTTGATCTCCAAGGACCTCAGCGAGCCCTACAGCATCTATGTCTACCGCTACTTTCTCTACCAATGGGGCCATCTGTGTTACCTTGTAAGCCCATCCGACGgtcttccccccctctcctctcgaCCCGCGAATCAATTTCCGACGGCCCTAACCCCGCATCTCTCTCGTCACAGGCCATCGACCCTGAAGACTCCTCCCTAGTTGGCGTCATAATCTGCAAGCTCGAAGCCCATGCCTCCCATTCGCCCCCCACCTTGCGGGGATATATCGCTATGCTTGCCGTGTCATCTGCCTACCGCGGACATGGCGTGGCAACGACACTGGTCAAGATGGCCATCGACTCTATGAAGAGCCGCAATGCCGACGAGGTGGTTCTTGAGACAGAAGAGACAAATATTCCCGCAATGAGGCTATATGAGCGGTTGGGCTTCCTGAGATCCAAGAAACTCCATCGCTATTACCTAAACGGCAATAGCGCATACAGGCTGGTCCTTTTGTTGAGGCCAGTTGATCTGGACTCGGCGGCTGATCTGGCGTTGGACGATGCTGAAATTTATCGATGATGGATGTCTGGGCGCCCACCAAAACAGTTACGGAACATGTGGTAGCCGTGATAGGGACATGCAAACGGTGTTCGGGAAGATATGGCGCTCAACGAGTAGAATATTCAGAAGCTCTTGCGCATCAAACGCCGACGGTCAAGATGATGGGACGGTTCATATTCACCTGAAAGTTGTGGCTTGAAATACAGCCATGGCTTGCCCCAAGAGGCTCATCAATTGGGAAGCACCAAAAGATACGAGGGGGCTTATCACATAGTCGACCAGGTCGCATATCCTCTGACAGAACTTTCAGGAACACATCATGAGAGGGATTTGGCGGGTCACACCATATTCTCACAGCTAACTCACCCAAAACGAACAAACCTGCCGGGATAGGAGGTAGAAGGACGGAGCAGCGCCAGGCGAGGAAATAGAGGACTGAAAAATTTATTTGTGTTCATATTACTATTAAGGGAAACATGCGTTTCCGGTCCTTACAAAAGTATCAAATCGCTAGCACCAGTGTGCTATCATCCTGCTCCCTCCTCGGGGTAGTTGCCGGCTCGAACAAACATTCTCTTGTGCAGAGACACGGGGGAGCTCAAAACGTCCTCTTCCTGGTGACTTCTTTGATGTACTCAAATATCTCTTTCGAGTTGTACTAAAATTGTATCGTTAGCATGCATGGAAACTCGACGAGGTTCCGCTGAACCAGCCAACTCACCAAGGAAGCTTTGATCCCCCATTCATTCTCCCCATATATTCCCAGTTCGGTCCAAGCATCTACAGCATCGTTCGTCAGTGTCATGCTCGAGAGACCGTCAACCGCCCCGACGCACCAGCCTTGTAGTAGATCTGCCTCGCTCCCGGGCCCTGCTTCACCAACTCCAGCTctttcatcctcctcaacactCTCGCCACATCATCCTTATCCGTAAAATCCTCAGTATAGACGCATATCAgtctctctttcttctcaGCGTGCCCATCATCATACTCCACAGGCATCCTCGTCGCCACCTTGGCCGCAGTCCCCAACTGATGATTCGCCACCGCCCTGGCAACCTTCTCCCACGTATCATTAACGAACGCTGCGTCCGAGAACAGCATCCATTTCCCAGAAGTCTTGCGGCACTCCACCGCTAACTGTTTTAGGTCCTCTATTGTCTCCTTTCTGGCCACGGCAATATGTCGTTTGGCGACCAGGGGAGAGTTGGGGTAGGCAGCGGTGGTCTTGTCAATGAAGGATTTGAACAGGTCAAGACGTTCACGGCCGGCTCTCATAAAGCGGTCGTGGTCGgaggggggacggggagggaggtagGGGTTGGCGATGAAGATCCATTCTAGGCCAAAGCGGCAGTTGGTTGTGGCTGGGGGTAGGCGGGCGAGGAACTGGGGGATGGATTCTGTGAGTTGGTAGGCGGCGTGGGGGATATTGGCGTAGGCGTTGTGAAGGCGTCCTGAGACTGGAGGGGACTGGGAGGTGAATTCCGAAGGAGTGATTCGGGAGGTGATGAGTTTGGTGCGTGCTTCTTGGGAGGACCAGTAAGAAGGTGTGTTGTAGGCGGCAACTCGAGACTTGAGCCTGGAGACGGTTTTGGGGGAGCCTGGGGGGCGTGTTAGTGGTGGTGTGATAAGATCGGTGGGCGATGTGCATGATGAGCTGGCTGACCGTAGAAGTCCGAATCGTCGGAGTCATCCATTTTCCCACGCCAAAAGAGTTGTATATCTGGATACTCCTGACCGCTGCTAAAGAAAATAGAGATTACAGTCTTGATCCTCCGTTCGTGAGCGGGTTTGTattgggttgggttttgATCAGTTTAGGTTAAAGCTGAGCTATGAATGAGCTGGTGAAGTCTCAAATATGCAGGCACCCATCAACTTTGGTGGCCCTGAGATACACTAATcatggaggaagatgatCTGGAAAGATAAACGCATGGCGTTTTGAAAGAATCGAGAAGGTAAAATAGTCATGGGATCCCAGGCAAGTCGGTCTGGCGAGGCTTGGGGCGTTCTTCATTCAGAACTGACCAATCCGATGCGCCGGGGATAATTGTCAAGTCCCGAAAAAGAAAGTGCGACCAGCATCAAATCTTGATTGTCTTCACACCTCACAGGCCCCAGCGCACAACCCTTGTTCTCAAGGTCATCCGCTTTTAAAGTGTCATGTGGAGTAAAATGGAAGAAGATTCGGGCAAGCTGATCAATTCAGTTTGGTCACGGGAGTTGGATCTTCCACCAAGTTGTGTTGAGTTTTGCCCAGCTCACCCGTCTTACTTTCTGGTCGGGACCTACAATCTACAGAAAGACGACGTTGATGCGCACACGCCAGAGCAAGACGCCGGTGACGATGACAACAAAGACGACGTGAAGTCACAGGCTGCTAAGCCAAAGAAAGCTCAAAGTCGAAATGGAagcatcctcgtcttccaaTTACAGGACGATAACAACATGTGAGTCACTAGATCCAGCTCGGGTTCTGCTTCACACCTAACCCTTCTCAAAGAGTTCCTATTCAAACTGAGCCTCAGCCATCTGCTTTGCTGGATCTTCATTTCAACCCGATTGAGGGATTTTGGGACATTTGCGCAACGGTCTCAAGTACGGCTACCCTTGCCATCTTCAAGCTCTCGCCCGGTCCTGAAGATGACAAGCCTTTAAAGCACCTAAACACGATGGACATTTCATCGTTGTCAGGAGGGGATATTTCTGCTTCGGATGGGTCGGAAATATTGTTTCTATCTGTTTGCTGGCACCCATCCCGAGCAGATATGCTGGCGGTTACCACTAATACCGGCCATGTCTACTTGGTGCATCTGCCAGCTTGGGACAAGGGCTGGAAACTTCTGCCAGAGCCGGCGACTACTCACACATTGGAGGCCTGGACGGTGAATCTATCGCCTTATCTCGGGCCCACTAACTCGCCAGAAGAAGTATTTTTCAGAATATTCTCGGGGGGTGATGACTCCAAACTGCGTTTTGGAACAGTTATCTGGAGTCCCTCAGACGATCATCTCACTGAGACTATTTCTGCTGTCGAGGCCAGGGGTCATGATGCTGGAGTAACAGCAATCTTGCCTCTCTTTGTCCTAGAAGATGGATCGGAGCTGCTTGTCACAGGGAGTTATGATGAGAATATCAGACTCTTTTCACTGGCTCCATATGGGAGGCCCAAAAACCTCGTCGAGATAGGACTTGGGGGAGGTGTGTGGAGGCTGAAATTAATCAATCTTGACAAGACACCGAGCCCGACCTACAACTGGAGGGCACGGATATTGGCATCATGCATGCATGCCGgctcgagggtggtggatgttctGCAAACCGTGGATGGAGAGCACCATGTTCGAGTTCTTGGCCGGTTTGAGGAACACAAGAGTATGAACTATGGAAGCGACTTTCATCCCCAGAGAAAAGACAGCTTGACAGCTGTGTCGACTAGTTTCTATGATAGGCTCCTCTGTTTGTGGCAACTAGATATAGCATGAGGCTAGAGAGTACTAAGTAGGGAATCCGGGAATAGTGAGCAAACTTACAGATACATCATGTCCAAAGACTGAGAATGACAGAAGCATTTGAGTGCCTGCAGTGTGTGTTTGGTTTTATGAATGGCAAATCATCAAGTTGTGACGGTTTCAATATATACATATCATAAATCCAGAGCAACATTGCAGAGATGTCGTCGAGGAGCGTACCTTATCCAAAATCCGCCAGTGTCATGGTGAGACATGGGGGTCCTTCACCATGCGACGCAATCCCTGAAATCCCTGGGGCCCATGTCCACTAAAGTTACTTGACCGCCTTTACTTGTAGTGGCTGCATGGGCGTTTCTGCCCCGCACTAATCCCAAGAAAGCTTATTAGTCGCGCCTAAGCGCGCCCGACACGCCCCGTTTTCGCCGTTTCGGTACCTCGGTGGGTAATTATCAAAGTCACTCTATTTCGACTCAAGAGTCAGCAGACAAGAGAGATTGGAGCCAGACATCACTTTTGATTCTTTCATACTAGATCCGACATCTCGGGTTGCCGTTATtctctttaattaccgtcccggcagcttcttcttgttctgtAAACCCAAGGAGGCCCCGAGTTCTTTTGCTTGGTACCTTTAAAGCACTGCCTGCCGCTTCAGCGCATCGCTTTTCCATCGTCCGATTCGATCTCAACTTGCTCACACCGAgcctcaacaacagctgcGATTTTTCTCTTCCCATTCTCTCCGTTAAGCCAGAAGACTCGTCCTCTTTGCCACGACAGAAACCTG is from Podospora pseudopauciseta strain CBS 411.78 chromosome 5 map unlocalized CBS411.78m_5.2, whole genome shotgun sequence and encodes:
- the naa30 gene encoding N-alpha-acetyltransferase 30 (COG:S; BUSCO:EOG092645LS; EggNog:ENOG503P3XV), which encodes MEQSSRVEHPPRELKYIQYEHRLETQYLPAIRALISKDLSEPYSIYVYRYFLYQWGHLCYLAIDPEDSSLVGVIICKLEAHASHSPPTLRGYIAMLAVSSAYRGHGVATTLVKMAIDSMKSRNADEVVLETEETNIPAMRLYERLGFLRSKKLHRYYLNGNSAYRLVLLLRPVDLDSAADLALDDAEIYR
- a CDS encoding uncharacterized protein (COG:S; EggNog:ENOG503P4CJ); this encodes MDDSDDSDFYGSPKTVSRLKSRVAAYNTPSYWSSQEARTKLITSRITPSEFTSQSPPVSGRLHNAYANIPHAAYQLTESIPQFLARLPPATTNCRFGLEWIFIANPYLPPRPPSDHDRFMRAGRERLDLFKSFIDKTTAAYPNSPLVAKRHIAVARKETIEDLKQLAVECRKTSGKWMLFSDAAFVNDTWEKVARAVANHQLGTAAKVATRMPVEYDDGHAEKKERLICVYTEDFTDKDDVARVLRRMKELELVKQGPGARQIYYKAGASGRLTVSRA
- a CDS encoding uncharacterized protein (EggNog:ENOG503P1YJ; COG:E); this encodes MWSKMEEDSGKLINSVWSRELDLPPSCVEFCPAHPSYFLVGTYNLQKDDVDAHTPEQDAGDDDNKDDVKSQAAKPKKAQSRNGSILVFQLQDDNNIVPIQTEPQPSALLDLHFNPIEGFWDICATVSSTATLAIFKLSPGPEDDKPLKHLNTMDISSLSGGDISASDGSEILFLSVCWHPSRADMLAVTTNTGHVYLVHLPAWDKGWKLLPEPATTHTLEAWTVNLSPYLGPTNSPEEVFFRIFSGGDDSKLRFGTVIWSPSDDHLTETISAVEARGHDAGVTAILPLFVLEDGSELLVTGSYDENIRLFSLAPYGRPKNLVEIGLGGGVWRLKLINLDKTPSPTYNWRARILASCMHAGSRVVDVLQTVDGEHHVRVLGRFEEHKSMNYGSDFHPQRKDSLTAVSTSFYDRLLCLWQLDIA